The window GCCGTCTGAAACGCGCCATCGCTGCGTTTGAAGAGCGATGAACCCACCCATGGTCAATGTACTGACCATACTGttgaatatttaacaatatttagcCCCATATATCAATCTTTATAGTCTGAAATTAGTCACGAATGTTATAGTCTGACTCAAGAAGCTTAGTCTCAATGGAGGCCACTATCTCAACACCTCTGAAAATATCACTTTATGTGACCTCCATTGTTTACCATATAGTCTTAAATATGTATAGTGGACTAccagtgttaataaaaatactgttttaggATTTGACCAGATCCTACATTTTGACTTGACTGGAAGTATCGAAGATCAAGAAGAGACTAATTTTGATTGATTGACTTTTTTAGTTGTATTGGTGTCATTGTAAAATGTGATTGAATGAGTATAGGACATTGGTATATCGATGAAAATGACTAGAAATAGGATATAGAAATGATGTTTGTGGTATATTAGACCATGTGGACCTTTAttgattgattttgaatatgtaACGAAATTATATATTCAAAGGTTTTGTATAGTCACCcacaaaagtaactaaaaaattcaaaatttaaattgccTTTACATTTTTGTCTCgcatcaacaatattttttctacactAATATAAACTACAAAGGCTTTActtttattagataaataaaattaatatttgccttttaaataataattaatattttgctttgtaaagttttgaatttgtccagctacatttgttttaactatatattgaaaatattcctTCTGGTATCCCCAGATATCAATCAAGTTGAAGTCTACAGGAGTGACAAGTGTGATGAGTGGTGATGAACTTTGGTTATAGAAGGGTTTGTTTGGCTTCTTTCTCTGACATTGATATGTACAAATAAGATAATGCTATAGATGTTGGTAATTAAGTGTGTCTATTCAGGTAGTAATACCTAAATCTTGCCTAAAGATTAgaaatctataattaaaataaaacaatttgcgGGTTTTATGTGGTGTTTAGAAttctttgcagccttcgtggtccaGAGCGGACTCATTTCTGGTCTCGGTCTCATATTTGTCTCTCGGGCCCCCTCtcgaccacgaaggctgcaagtATTTGAAAtgtggagaaaattataatataaaaccgcgataaaagtctgcaaaatagtgttatttcaatgtctaatactcagtatacataataaatcattatactaaGTCGTATAATTCAAAATGCATACTGCAAATTATCTGTATTGTTAAATACGTTTTCATTAGATGTTGTacatatgtaaatttattatgtaaaaattgttttactatcattgtaaatgtttagaagtaaatgtgtaatgaattaaaaaattctttGATTATGACAAAATCATCCTAAACTTATACAAGTTGCATCCGATAAATCGTTACGATTTGTATTGAACTAAAGATCGTACCGATAAatcttatgttttataaattatgcaactatttatatcattaatggataattttctaaatcagtGATTTAGATCATACTGATTTCTCGGATTGTCGCTTGCATTATAAACACAACcatggtaaataaatttatcactactttcattaaaataaaacaaaaaaaaatgttttgttttttaataacttttgattaCAATTAATGTGGAAGCTCTTTTTGCATTGATTATTAGGTCTTTGGCTTTACttgcatttttattcttttattcaccatttaaatatttcgtgtagatatacacattattttgtatttttaatgacgTACTGGATACATTTAAATCTCTgaagtcaaaattacaaaattcgataaattgtttttttacaaagtaTAAATCCGCCATTCGTAATATACCTTTTAGGTGgcattagaatattattattgttagaataaatattgatgCAAATATAATACTCGTCTGAAACTTTAATCGTCGACAATGTCGCGGCCGAAATGACTTTCTCTGcaacaaaacaaatgaatacATTTTACTAACAAGAAAAATGTGGCAGGCTATAAGTCTATTAAGCCATTTTAGAGCCCCATGTTTGTCATCTTCCGACCCACTGTTTTTTTGTACAgggcaaaatgaccccactgtccctgatggtaagtggcgtggagtccaaataaaatgtctactgacgagagaatGCTCCTTAACAGTCAAAATGATGCCAAGTTTGAACCGTTAACTCACAGCTTGGTCCATATCCGATGCTGTGCGAAGTGACGCGTGTGTCTCGCGGCGAGGAGGGCGCGCTGGCACCACAGCTGCGCCGACACGTCGCGGACTGAGTCCCGCGTGTGCCACAACCACTCCAGCATCTGCGGAATACTCTTTGTTTTACTTAATGTTTTCGTGAGCTTAGGTTTGATCCTAAATCTGACTAGTCGAAAAAGACTATCATGgcgtattttttgtattatacgtGTTGTGTACGGTGAATATGAGGACTCCTGCCCGCCGAGTCCTCGGCTGCAGACTTCAGTGTCGAGTGTGACCGCACGTCGTACTAACCTGCAGCGTGCAGTCACTCCAGCCGTCTCTTGCGAGCAGCgcggcgacggcggcgggcAGCAGCGCCTGTCTCTCACTCCTGCCCGCCGAGTCCTCGGGCTGCAGGCTCCAGTATCCGCTAAACACTATCACACTCAGGGTGAACACGTCGCAAAGGTACAGCTTCGAGGACTCGTCTTCAGTCCTGGAAGAAGAAGAAGCCCCTGTTTTCGATATATATTATTGGTGTAAAGTGTATTTTACTAAGTTTTACGATGTA of the Manduca sexta isolate Smith_Timp_Sample1 unplaced genomic scaffold, JHU_Msex_v1.0 HiC_scaffold_3634, whole genome shotgun sequence genome contains:
- the LOC119193129 gene encoding uncharacterized protein LOC119193129, yielding MVPALQAAEPDGVATREWFLQLMARTQVAFKETEDESSKLYLCDVFTLSVIVFSGYWSLQPEDSAGRSERQALLPAAVAALLARDGWSDCTLQMLEWLWHTRDSVRDVSAQLWCQRALLAARHTRHFAQHRIWTKLESHFGRDIVDD